From one Lemur catta isolate mLemCat1 chromosome 5, mLemCat1.pri, whole genome shotgun sequence genomic stretch:
- the LOC123638427 gene encoding zinc finger protein 3-like, translated as MDPHQKIPGIYNGDTLLIPEYEKVSWYEGRPTEERRYKCSECGKFAQSSGLVRHQRIHTGEKPYECDHCGKTFSVRSTLTVHERIHTGEKPYTCNECKKAFSVRAHLIIHQRIHNGEKPYECNECGKAFSVSSDLIKHQRIHTGEKPYECDECGKAFSVSSALIKHQRIHTGEKPYECKECGKAFYVNSALINHERIHSGEKPYECGECGKAFSQISTLIHHQRIHTGEKPYECDECGKAFRGSSNLTKHQKIHAKGKCHH; from the coding sequence ATGGACCCACACCAGAAGATCCCTGGCATATATAATGGGGATACTTTACTGATTCCTGAGTATGAAAAAGTCTCTTGGTATGAGGGCAGGCCCACAGAAGAAAGAAGGTATaaatgcagtgaatgtggaaaGTTTGCCCAGAGCTCAGGCCTTGTTCgacatcagagaatccacactggagagaaaccctatgagtgTGATCACTGTGGAAAAACTTTTAGCGTGCGCTCAACCCTAACTGTGCATGAGAGAATCCACACTGGCGAGAAGCCCTATACTTGTAATGAGTGTAAGAAAGCCTTCAGTGTTAGGGCACACCTGATTATACATCAGAGAATCCACaatggagagaaaccttatgaatgtaatgagtgtggcaaaGCATTTAGTGTGAGCTCAGATCTTATCAAACATCAGAGAAtccatactggtgagaaaccttatgagtgtgatgagtgtgggaaagctttcagtgTGAGCTCAGCCCTCATCAAACATCAGAGGATCCACACAGGAGAAAAGCCATATGAGTGTAAGGAGTGTGGGAAGGCCTTCTATGTGAATTCAGCCCTTATTAATCACGAGAGGATTCACTCTGGAGAAAAGCCTTATGAGTGTGGAGAGTGTGGAAAAGCATTCAGCCAGATCTCAACCCTTATTCATCACCAGAGaatccatactggagagaaaccatatgaGTGTGATGAGTGTGGGAAGGCTTTCCGTGGAAGCTCTAATCTTACTAAACACCAGAAAATACATGCCAAAGGAAAGTGTCATCACTGA